A genomic segment from Marmota flaviventris isolate mMarFla1 chromosome 7, mMarFla1.hap1, whole genome shotgun sequence encodes:
- the Noa1 gene encoding nitric oxide-associated protein 1 isoform X2, which produces MLPISLAGRLLWRFLQGLSPAVTRHGLRDPILERRCAAAFFQYPSLLGRGLPRGPSATGNYEKTTDTEEHFVFPEYVPKPPGAPSPEEQLRKLLQLQQEKERQQDQRKEERLQQKVRAGRRPRPIVELPDPTVPPSGLNCTGCGAELHCQDPGMPGYLPSEKFSSAAQADSGPVRLVCQRCWLLVHHRRALRVQVSREQYLELVSAALRRPGPALVLYMVDLLDLPDALLSDLPKLVGAKQLIVLGNKVDLLPQDSPGYRQRLRNRLWDDCIRAGLLPAPGHRGPQQSSEDKPGDAENSNPSAWSRTVVRDVRLISAKTGYGIEELISALQRSWRYRGNVYLVGATNSGKSTLFNTLLESDYCTAKGTEAIDRATISPWPGTTLNLLKFPICNPTPYRMFERQKRLKSDANKAEEDLSEQEQNQLNRFKTHGYVVGRVGRTFLYSKEQKKEDTFEFDVDSLAFDMGNEPVMVVEKSTKRIELTPQDVKDAHWFYDTPGITKENCILNLLTEKEVNIVLPTHSIIPRTFVLKPGMVLFLGAIGRIDFLQGNQSAWFTVVASNFLPVHITSLDRADALYQKHAGHTLLQLQGI; this is translated from the exons ATGCTGCCCATAAGCCTGGCGGGTAGGCTGCTGTGGCGCTTCCTGCAGGGATTGTCGCCCGCCGTAACGCGCCATGGCCTCCGGGATCCGATCCTGGAGAGGAGATGCGCAGCTGCCTTCTTCCAGTACCCATCCCTCCTGGGACGTGGGCTTCCTCGTGGCCCCTCGGCCACTGGGAACTACGAAAAAACCACTGACACGGAGGAGCATTTTGTGTTCCCGGAATATGTCCCGAAGCCCCCGGGGGCACCGAGTCCCGAGGAGCAGTTGCGTAAACTGCTGCAGCTGCAGCAGGAGAAAGAACGACAACAGGATCAGCGGAAGGAGGAACGACTCCAGCAGAAGGTACGGGccggccgccgcccgcgcccgatCGTAGAACTCCCGGATCCGACGGTGCCTCCTAGCGGCCTGAACTGCACGGGCTGCGGGGCAGAGCTGCACTGCCAGGACCCCGGCATGCCCGGCTACCTCCCCAGCGAGAAGTTCTCCAGCGCGGCCCAGGCGGACAGCGGACCTGTGCGGCTCGTGTGCCAGCGCTGCTGGCTGCTGGTGCACCACCGGCGCGCCCTGCGCGTGCAGGTGAGCCGCGAACAGTACTTGGAACTGGTGAGCGCCGCGCTGCGGCGGCCTGGGCCAGCCCTGGTGTTGTACATGGTAGACCTGCTCGACTTGCCCGACGCCCTGCTGTCCGACTTGCCCAAGCTGGTGGGTGCCAAGCAGCTCATCGTGCTGGGGAACAAAGTGGACCTGCTCCCTCAGGATTCTCCCGGCTACCGGCAGCGACTCCGAAACAGGCTGTGGGACGACTGCATCCGTGCCGGACTCCTGCCGGCCCCTGGCCACCGAGGACCACAGCAGTCCAGCGAGGACAAGCCAGGGGACGCGGAGAATTCGAATCCGTCGGCCTGGTCGCGCACGGTGGTCAGGGACGTAAGGCTGATCAGTGCCAAGACTGGCTATGGAATTGAAGAATTGATCTCCGCACTTCAGCGCTCCTGGCGTTACCGTGGCAATGTCTACCTGGTGGGCGCCACCAACTCTGGCAAGTCCACTCTTTTTAACACACTCCTGGAGTCTGATTACTGCACCGCAAAGGGCACCGAGGCCATCGACAGGGCCACCATCTCCCCTTGGCCAG GTACCACATTAAACCTTCTGAAGTTTCCTATTTGCAACCCAACTCCTTATAGAATGTTTGAAAGACAAAAAAGACTTAAAAGTGATGCAAATAAAGCTGAAGAAGATCTTAGTGAACAAGAACAAAATCAACTTAATCGCTTTAAAACGCATGGTTATGTAGTTG GAAGAGTTGGAAGAACATTCTTATattcaaaagaacaaaagaaagaagatactTTTGAGTTTGATGTTGATTCACTTGCCTTTGACATGGGAAATGAACCTGTCATGGTTGTGGAGAAATCCACCAAACGGATAGAATTGACTCCTCAAGATGTGAAAGATGCCCACTGGTTTTATGACACCCCTggaattacaaaagaaaattgc ATTTTAAATCTTCtaacagaaaaagaagtaaacatTGTTCTACCAACACATTCCATTATTCCAAGAACTTTTGTGCTTAAACCAGGAATGGTTCTATTTTTGGGTGCTATAGGCCGCATAGATTTCCTGCAG GGAAATCAGTCCGCTTGGTTTACAGTTGTGGCTTCCAACTTCCTTCCTGTGCATATTACTTCCTTGGACAGGGCAGATGCTTTGTATCAGAAGCATGCAGGTCATACATTACTCCAG TTGCAGGGAATTTAA
- the Noa1 gene encoding nitric oxide-associated protein 1 isoform X1: MLPISLAGRLLWRFLQGLSPAVTRHGLRDPILERRCAAAFFQYPSLLGRGLPRGPSATGNYEKTTDTEEHFVFPEYVPKPPGAPSPEEQLRKLLQLQQEKERQQDQRKEERLQQKVRAGRRPRPIVELPDPTVPPSGLNCTGCGAELHCQDPGMPGYLPSEKFSSAAQADSGPVRLVCQRCWLLVHHRRALRVQVSREQYLELVSAALRRPGPALVLYMVDLLDLPDALLSDLPKLVGAKQLIVLGNKVDLLPQDSPGYRQRLRNRLWDDCIRAGLLPAPGHRGPQQSSEDKPGDAENSNPSAWSRTVVRDVRLISAKTGYGIEELISALQRSWRYRGNVYLVGATNSGKSTLFNTLLESDYCTAKGTEAIDRATISPWPGTTLNLLKFPICNPTPYRMFERQKRLKSDANKAEEDLSEQEQNQLNRFKTHGYVVGRVGRTFLYSKEQKKEDTFEFDVDSLAFDMGNEPVMVVEKSTKRIELTPQDVKDAHWFYDTPGITKENCILNLLTEKEVNIVLPTHSIIPRTFVLKPGMVLFLGAIGRIDFLQGNQSAWFTVVASNFLPVHITSLDRADALYQKHAGHTLLQVPMGGEERMAEFPPLIAEDITLEEGLGGSEAVADIKFSSAGWVAVTPHFKDRLHLRGYTPQGTVLTVRPPLLPYIVNIKGERIKRSVAYKTKKLPSLVSNLQKKKKATNV; this comes from the exons ATGCTGCCCATAAGCCTGGCGGGTAGGCTGCTGTGGCGCTTCCTGCAGGGATTGTCGCCCGCCGTAACGCGCCATGGCCTCCGGGATCCGATCCTGGAGAGGAGATGCGCAGCTGCCTTCTTCCAGTACCCATCCCTCCTGGGACGTGGGCTTCCTCGTGGCCCCTCGGCCACTGGGAACTACGAAAAAACCACTGACACGGAGGAGCATTTTGTGTTCCCGGAATATGTCCCGAAGCCCCCGGGGGCACCGAGTCCCGAGGAGCAGTTGCGTAAACTGCTGCAGCTGCAGCAGGAGAAAGAACGACAACAGGATCAGCGGAAGGAGGAACGACTCCAGCAGAAGGTACGGGccggccgccgcccgcgcccgatCGTAGAACTCCCGGATCCGACGGTGCCTCCTAGCGGCCTGAACTGCACGGGCTGCGGGGCAGAGCTGCACTGCCAGGACCCCGGCATGCCCGGCTACCTCCCCAGCGAGAAGTTCTCCAGCGCGGCCCAGGCGGACAGCGGACCTGTGCGGCTCGTGTGCCAGCGCTGCTGGCTGCTGGTGCACCACCGGCGCGCCCTGCGCGTGCAGGTGAGCCGCGAACAGTACTTGGAACTGGTGAGCGCCGCGCTGCGGCGGCCTGGGCCAGCCCTGGTGTTGTACATGGTAGACCTGCTCGACTTGCCCGACGCCCTGCTGTCCGACTTGCCCAAGCTGGTGGGTGCCAAGCAGCTCATCGTGCTGGGGAACAAAGTGGACCTGCTCCCTCAGGATTCTCCCGGCTACCGGCAGCGACTCCGAAACAGGCTGTGGGACGACTGCATCCGTGCCGGACTCCTGCCGGCCCCTGGCCACCGAGGACCACAGCAGTCCAGCGAGGACAAGCCAGGGGACGCGGAGAATTCGAATCCGTCGGCCTGGTCGCGCACGGTGGTCAGGGACGTAAGGCTGATCAGTGCCAAGACTGGCTATGGAATTGAAGAATTGATCTCCGCACTTCAGCGCTCCTGGCGTTACCGTGGCAATGTCTACCTGGTGGGCGCCACCAACTCTGGCAAGTCCACTCTTTTTAACACACTCCTGGAGTCTGATTACTGCACCGCAAAGGGCACCGAGGCCATCGACAGGGCCACCATCTCCCCTTGGCCAG GTACCACATTAAACCTTCTGAAGTTTCCTATTTGCAACCCAACTCCTTATAGAATGTTTGAAAGACAAAAAAGACTTAAAAGTGATGCAAATAAAGCTGAAGAAGATCTTAGTGAACAAGAACAAAATCAACTTAATCGCTTTAAAACGCATGGTTATGTAGTTG GAAGAGTTGGAAGAACATTCTTATattcaaaagaacaaaagaaagaagatactTTTGAGTTTGATGTTGATTCACTTGCCTTTGACATGGGAAATGAACCTGTCATGGTTGTGGAGAAATCCACCAAACGGATAGAATTGACTCCTCAAGATGTGAAAGATGCCCACTGGTTTTATGACACCCCTggaattacaaaagaaaattgc ATTTTAAATCTTCtaacagaaaaagaagtaaacatTGTTCTACCAACACATTCCATTATTCCAAGAACTTTTGTGCTTAAACCAGGAATGGTTCTATTTTTGGGTGCTATAGGCCGCATAGATTTCCTGCAG GGAAATCAGTCCGCTTGGTTTACAGTTGTGGCTTCCAACTTCCTTCCTGTGCATATTACTTCCTTGGACAGGGCAGATGCTTTGTATCAGAAGCATGCAGGTCATACATTACTCCAG GTTCCAATGGGTGGAGAAGAACGAATGGCAGAATTTCCTCCTCTTATTGCTGAAGACATAACATTAGAAGAAGGACTTGGGGGATCTGAAGCAGTGGCTGACATCAAGTTTTCCTCTGCAG GTTGGGTTGCAGTAACACCTCATTTTAAGGACAGATTACATCTCCGAGGCTACACACCTCAAGGAACAGTTCTGACTGTCCGGCCTCCTCTCTTGCCATATATTGTTAACATCAAAGGAGAGCGCATCAAGAGAAGTGTAGCCTATAAAACCAAGAAGCTTCCTTCTCTTGTGTCCAatctgcaaaagaagaaaaaagcaacaaatgTATGA